One stretch of Candidatus Angelobacter sp. DNA includes these proteins:
- a CDS encoding NAD-dependent epimerase/dehydratase family protein — MMNSNNPNGFRTVLVTGGGGYVGSALVPALIERGYRVKVVDLFWYGRDAFGEANGHPQLELIELDIRDSTRLKQALHGVDVVIHLACISNDPSFELDPTLGKSINYTAFSGLLRGAVDQGVRRFIYASSSSVYGVKEDPNVREDAEPQPLTDYSRFKLDCERDLLAHPDVRGMERIIVRPATVCGYAPRLRLDLTVNILTIHALVNRKIRIFGGRQLRPNLNIKDMVRAYFAFLDAPASKVD, encoded by the coding sequence ATGATGAACAGTAACAATCCGAACGGCTTCCGCACGGTGCTCGTCACGGGCGGCGGCGGTTACGTGGGCAGCGCGCTGGTGCCCGCGCTGATCGAGCGCGGTTATCGCGTCAAGGTCGTGGACTTGTTCTGGTACGGCCGCGACGCGTTCGGTGAGGCCAACGGCCATCCGCAACTCGAATTGATCGAGCTCGACATTCGCGATTCCACCCGGTTGAAACAGGCGTTGCACGGAGTGGACGTTGTCATTCACCTCGCCTGTATTTCCAACGACCCAAGCTTCGAGCTGGACCCGACGCTTGGCAAGTCGATCAACTACACCGCGTTCAGCGGCCTGCTGCGCGGCGCCGTTGATCAGGGCGTGAGGCGGTTCATTTACGCCAGCTCATCCAGTGTGTATGGCGTTAAAGAGGACCCGAACGTGCGCGAAGACGCGGAGCCGCAGCCGCTGACGGATTATTCGCGCTTTAAGCTCGATTGCGAGCGCGACCTGCTTGCACACCCGGATGTCCGGGGAATGGAACGAATCATCGTCCGGCCGGCGACAGTTTGCGGTTACGCGCCGCGGCTGCGGCTTGACCTCACGGTCAACATCCTGACGATTCACGCGTTGGTGAACCGCAAAATCCGCATTTTCGGCGGGCGACAACTGCGCCCAAACCTGAACATCAAGGACATGGTGCGCGCCTATTTCGCTTTCCTCGATGCCCCGGCGTCGAAAGTGGATC
- the lhgO gene encoding L-2-hydroxyglutarate oxidase, with the protein MGTRRVIIIGGGIVGLATAYKLAMRFPDAQVTVLEKEADVGRHQTGNNSGVLHCGLYYKPGSIKARMAVAGIQEMVAFCRENSIPHEICGKLVVAVDESELQRLRDLHERGQKNGLQGLQLLSLEQMREVEPHVGGIAALRVPQEGIVDYPSVCAVLLKKIAIQGGRVVTGAKVTALTPTRGGWLAGTTAGAFEGDFLINCAGLHCDRVSELAGERREVRIVPFRGEYYKIKPERQFLVRHLIYPVPDPRFPFLGVHFTRLIEGGIEAGPNAVLAFAREGYRKTDVNLRELYDALAFYGFWRFLGRNRKMCWEELKRSFSKRLFCESLQRLVPEIREEDLETGGAGVRAQAMSPEGELVQDFCFVRRQRTLHVLNAPSPAATASLTIGGEIAAQIDGQI; encoded by the coding sequence GTGGGAACTCGACGTGTCATCATCATCGGTGGCGGGATAGTCGGCTTGGCGACCGCGTATAAACTTGCGATGCGCTTTCCCGATGCGCAGGTTACGGTTCTCGAGAAAGAGGCGGATGTCGGGCGCCACCAAACCGGCAACAACAGCGGCGTGCTTCATTGCGGTCTTTATTACAAACCGGGATCCATCAAGGCACGGATGGCCGTCGCCGGCATACAGGAGATGGTTGCCTTTTGCCGGGAGAACAGTATCCCGCACGAGATTTGCGGGAAACTCGTCGTGGCAGTGGACGAATCCGAGTTGCAGCGGTTGCGTGACCTGCACGAGCGCGGCCAAAAAAACGGTCTGCAGGGGTTGCAACTGTTGTCGCTCGAGCAGATGCGGGAGGTGGAACCGCACGTTGGCGGCATTGCCGCGCTGCGTGTCCCGCAGGAGGGCATTGTGGACTATCCGAGCGTGTGCGCTGTTTTGTTGAAAAAGATTGCCATTCAGGGCGGCCGGGTGGTGACGGGGGCGAAGGTGACGGCGTTGACACCGACAAGGGGCGGATGGCTGGCCGGGACCACTGCGGGCGCCTTCGAAGGTGATTTCCTGATCAACTGCGCGGGATTGCACTGTGATCGCGTCAGCGAACTCGCGGGTGAAAGGCGTGAAGTGCGTATCGTGCCGTTCCGCGGCGAGTACTACAAAATCAAACCGGAACGTCAATTCCTCGTTCGTCATCTTATCTACCCGGTCCCGGATCCACGGTTCCCGTTTCTGGGCGTCCATTTTACGCGCCTGATTGAAGGGGGGATCGAAGCCGGCCCGAACGCGGTTCTCGCTTTCGCGCGCGAGGGATATCGCAAAACCGACGTCAACCTGCGCGAACTCTACGACGCGCTGGCGTTCTACGGATTCTGGCGCTTTTTGGGACGCAACCGGAAAATGTGTTGGGAGGAGTTGAAACGGTCGTTCAGCAAACGACTGTTTTGCGAATCGCTTCAACGTCTGGTGCCGGAAATCCGCGAAGAGGATCTGGAGACGGGCGGTGCTGGCGTTCGCGCCCAGGCGATGTCGCCCGAAGGCGAACTGGTGCAGGACTTCTGTTTTGTGCGCCGACAGCGCACGCTGCACGTCTTGAACGCACCCAGCCCGGCGGCCACTGCGTCGCTGACCATCGGCGGGGAGATCGCGGCGCAGATTGACGGTCAAATTTGA
- a CDS encoding PfkB family carbohydrate kinase — METTSDKIKRLEDLAGTLAKLRAQEKKIIHCHGVFDLLHIGHIKHLEAARKLGDVLVVTITPDHFVNKGPHRPAFPERLRAEALASLACVDYVAINGWPTAVETIQLLKPALFVKGIVRESGKRDHSDAVEKEEAAIQSVGGRLVYTDEETYSASTLINRFMEVFTPATKAFLEQFRAQHTPGEIVGYLQAIRKLKVLVIGESIIDEYQFCSVLGKSGKESILAALHNRTEQYVGGILAIANHVSNFCDEVGVLSSLGDVNSCEDFIRSRLNNNVVPHFVRVHGSSTIIKRRFLQEYPGAKLFEVYVMDDRELPVEAEEGFCRLLEKLIPQYDVVIVADYGHGLLTQRVRALVCGKAKYLAVNTQTNAGNRGFNTISKYPRADYASIGEMEVRLDARQLTADLGILTRSLAEKIGTRKLLVTQGSFGCVVQDRDHGAFTVPAFSIRVVDRVGAGDAVLGVTAPCAALGVPPAVLGFIANVVGAEACTIMGNRSFIEPASLFRHITSLMK, encoded by the coding sequence ATGGAAACGACGAGCGACAAAATCAAGCGGCTGGAGGATCTGGCGGGAACGCTGGCGAAGCTGCGCGCACAGGAAAAGAAAATCATTCATTGCCACGGCGTTTTTGATCTGCTTCACATCGGACATATCAAGCACCTGGAGGCCGCGCGAAAACTCGGAGACGTGCTGGTGGTTACGATAACTCCCGACCATTTTGTCAACAAAGGTCCGCACCGGCCCGCCTTCCCGGAACGGCTCCGCGCGGAAGCCCTGGCTTCGCTTGCCTGCGTTGATTACGTTGCTATCAACGGATGGCCCACCGCCGTGGAGACGATTCAACTGCTCAAACCGGCCCTGTTCGTGAAGGGCATCGTTCGCGAGTCGGGCAAACGGGACCACTCCGACGCCGTTGAAAAGGAGGAGGCCGCGATCCAGAGCGTTGGGGGCAGGCTCGTTTATACCGACGAGGAGACCTACAGCGCCTCGACGCTCATCAACCGCTTCATGGAAGTCTTCACGCCCGCAACGAAGGCGTTTCTCGAACAGTTCCGCGCCCAGCACACGCCCGGGGAAATCGTTGGTTACCTTCAGGCCATTCGCAAGCTCAAGGTGCTCGTCATCGGGGAGTCGATTATCGACGAATACCAGTTCTGTTCCGTGCTGGGCAAGTCCGGCAAGGAATCGATTCTCGCGGCGCTGCACAACCGCACCGAACAATACGTGGGCGGCATTCTGGCGATCGCGAACCATGTCTCGAACTTCTGCGACGAGGTGGGCGTGCTGAGTTCACTGGGCGATGTCAACTCGTGCGAAGACTTCATCCGCTCCCGGCTCAATAACAACGTCGTTCCGCATTTCGTCCGCGTGCACGGCTCATCCACCATCATCAAGCGGCGGTTCCTGCAGGAATACCCCGGCGCGAAGCTGTTCGAGGTGTACGTCATGGACGACCGCGAACTGCCGGTTGAGGCCGAGGAAGGTTTTTGCCGGTTGCTGGAAAAACTCATTCCGCAATACGACGTGGTCATCGTCGCGGATTACGGCCACGGGCTGCTCACGCAAAGGGTGCGTGCGCTGGTCTGTGGAAAGGCGAAATACCTGGCTGTGAACACGCAAACCAACGCGGGGAACAGGGGCTTCAATACCATCTCGAAATATCCGCGGGCGGACTATGCCTCGATTGGTGAGATGGAAGTGCGGCTCGACGCGCGGCAACTGACCGCGGACCTGGGCATCCTGACCCGAAGCCTGGCGGAGAAAATCGGCACCCGGAAGCTCCTGGTCACCCAGGGAAGTTTTGGGTGCGTGGTGCAGGATCGCGACCATGGGGCGTTCACGGTGCCGGCCTTTTCCATCAGGGTGGTGGACCGGGTGGGTGCGGGCGACGCCGTTCTCGGTGTGACAGCGCCATGCGCGGCGCTCGGTGTTCCTCCGGCGGTGCTGGGTTTCATCGCGAATGTGGTCGGGGCAGAGGCCTGCACCATCATGGGCAACCGCAGTTTTATTGAGCCAGCCAGCCTTTTCCGGCACATCACATCGCTGATGAAGTGA